A single Fusobacterium hominis DNA region contains:
- a CDS encoding FUSC family protein translates to MKEEYRKIVEKAIIVALAVWISIIICDYFGLSKFYAGIAALNVINLNDAKTRRQAYERTITTFCGGLVACLIAYSGFQENMFLYILGLAVVCCITEFIIKVPATVGCIAFTYIMLNIDPSKSPNGYLEERVLGTAAGAIIVSLIVTAYSKIKHVPTSSVSYVQRKNIKEHLKRAIIPGIAVLLGYFVVSYLNKYMSSKYVTNYTLYYCALASVVPFHVDMKELLHKSKERIISTIVGGLIASVFVFFNLYGIFWTGCGILVVIIFIESFVKVSASLGGIVFLFIMVNMKDGITPLVYYVDRVIGTVIGIILIILVSYMIGKLKNYIVVGDKGKF, encoded by the coding sequence ATGAAAGAAGAATATAGAAAAATAGTTGAAAAAGCTATAATAGTAGCACTTGCAGTGTGGATTTCTATAATAATATGTGATTACTTTGGGCTTTCAAAATTTTATGCTGGGATAGCAGCACTAAATGTAATAAATCTCAATGATGCAAAGACAAGAAGACAGGCTTATGAACGTACTATTACAACATTTTGTGGTGGGTTAGTAGCCTGTCTTATAGCATATAGTGGTTTTCAAGAAAATATGTTTTTATATATTTTAGGATTAGCTGTGGTGTGTTGTATTACCGAATTTATAATAAAAGTACCAGCAACAGTAGGTTGTATAGCTTTTACTTATATAATGCTAAATATTGATCCTTCTAAAAGTCCCAATGGATATTTAGAAGAGCGTGTATTAGGAACAGCAGCAGGAGCTATAATAGTATCATTAATTGTAACTGCTTATAGCAAAATAAAGCATGTGCCTACTAGTAGTGTTTCATATGTTCAAAGAAAAAATATAAAAGAACATTTAAAAAGAGCTATAATTCCTGGGATAGCTGTATTGTTAGGATATTTTGTAGTTTCATATTTAAATAAATATATGTCTTCAAAATATGTTACAAATTATACATTGTATTATTGTGCTTTAGCATCAGTAGTTCCTTTTCACGTAGATATGAAAGAGTTATTACACAAGTCAAAAGAAAGAATTATAAGCACTATTGTAGGAGGACTTATAGCATCAGTTTTTGTATTTTTTAATTTATATGGAATATTTTGGACAGGATGTGGTATACTTGTAGTAATAATATTTATAGAAAGTTTTGTAAAAGTTTCAGCATCTTTAGGAGGAATAGTATTTCTTTTTATTATGGTAAATATGAAAGATGGAATAACCCCACTTGTTTATTATGTAGATAGAGTGATTGGAACTGTGATAGGTATTATTTTGATTATACTTGTATCATATATGATTGGTAAATTAAAAAATTACATAGTGGTCGGTGATAAAGGCAAGTTTTAG